One segment of Theobroma cacao cultivar B97-61/B2 chromosome 9, Criollo_cocoa_genome_V2, whole genome shotgun sequence DNA contains the following:
- the LOC18589291 gene encoding U4/U6.U5 small nuclear ribonucleoprotein 27 kDa protein, with translation MSDRDWPRDRDRERERDRDRDRERERRRDREDRERDRDRERTRSKRSRTPERTRSRHTRSRTRSPDRNRYRSRSRSHTRSPERSSHRHHRHRHRTPSAEPPRKRHRHESEERDKEKDRQKAVSDFVDEIAKEQQQKKENNSNENENGDGGEEDEMEMMKKLGIPVDFDSTKGKHVPGADISGVRAVTKRQPRQYMNRRGGFNRPLPAERNR, from the coding sequence ATGTCAGACCGCGACTGGCCTCGCGATAGGGACCGAGAACGTGAGCGCGACCGCGACCGGGACCGTGAAAGAGAACGCCGACGCGACAGAGAAGACCGCGAGCGAGACCGAGACCGAGAACGGACACGCAGCAAGAGATCCCGCACACCGGAGCGCACCCGATCTCGTCACACGCGCTCTCGAACACGTTCTCCCGACCGCAACCGATATCGTTCACGCTCCCGTTCTCACACGCGCTCCCCGGAACGCTCCTCCCACCGTCACCACCGGCACCGGCACCGAACCCCATCGGCGGAGCCGCCAAGGAAACGGCACCGCCACGAAAGCGAGGAGAGGGACAAAGAGAAGGATAGGCAAAAGGCGGTGTCGGATTTTGTGGACGAGATAGCGAAAGAGCAGcagcaaaagaaagaaaataacagTAACGAGAACGAGAACGGAGATGGAGGAGAGGAGGATGAGATGGAGATGATGAAGAAGTTGGGGATTCCAGTTGATTTTGATTCCACGAAAGGAAAACATGTTCCTGGTGCTGATATCAGTGGAGTTAGGGCTGTGACTAAGCGGCAGCCCAGGCAGTATATGAATCGAAGAGGCGGGTTTAATCGTCCATTACCCGCTGAACGCAATCGCTAG